Proteins from a single region of Stutzerimonas stutzeri:
- a CDS encoding flippase: MNIFKKSLQSPIIRQYLFNSSWMLAEQCLRVLAGIFVGIYIARYLGPEQFGTLSYVLAISAFILAITRMGMDSILVRELVNTEVNREELVGTAFWVMMTSALVCYLVAATAIWSFDEVSDIKMYACIVSGSAFFTSFLAIDYFFQSQLKAKYSAICKTVTLFLMSLVKLSLIFSGAELLWFVVISLLDHVLLAVLLLIALSKTQNLRFLQCFNKSTAKLMLKSAWPMVISAVAVLVYMRIDQVMIRSMLGLRDVGLYSAAIRVYEAWIVFPYVIAISLLPAIAKLKKGHEELYHEKLTQIFSFIMWVSIFAAIIVSIFSEPIMVVAFGNEYRGSTSVVNILMWTAVFTSIGSVSARYFNVEHMEKKIALRTMVAALINVVLNWLLIPKFGIKGAAYSTLFCTFFANYLMDWFDKDLKILLKIKHRALFSHLFRSTGYG; encoded by the coding sequence AGGCAATACCTATTCAACTCTTCATGGATGCTGGCTGAACAATGCTTGCGAGTATTAGCAGGGATTTTTGTTGGCATCTACATTGCTCGATATTTGGGGCCGGAGCAGTTTGGGACGCTGAGCTATGTGCTCGCAATATCTGCATTTATTCTCGCAATAACTCGAATGGGTATGGATTCCATTCTCGTTCGTGAACTTGTCAATACGGAAGTAAATCGCGAGGAGCTGGTGGGTACAGCATTCTGGGTGATGATGACAAGTGCGCTAGTTTGTTATCTAGTGGCAGCGACAGCTATTTGGAGCTTCGATGAAGTCAGTGATATTAAAATGTATGCTTGTATTGTTTCAGGAAGTGCATTTTTCACTTCCTTTCTAGCCATTGATTATTTTTTTCAGTCACAGCTAAAAGCAAAGTATTCGGCTATTTGTAAAACGGTCACCTTATTTTTGATGTCTCTGGTCAAGCTAAGTTTGATATTTTCTGGAGCCGAGCTGTTGTGGTTTGTAGTTATTTCCCTCTTGGATCATGTATTACTTGCTGTTCTCTTGTTAATAGCTTTGTCCAAGACGCAAAATTTAAGATTCTTGCAGTGTTTTAATAAGTCTACTGCGAAATTAATGTTGAAAAGTGCATGGCCAATGGTAATTTCGGCAGTAGCAGTGTTGGTTTATATGAGAATCGATCAGGTCATGATCAGATCGATGTTGGGGTTGCGTGATGTTGGCCTTTACTCTGCAGCAATTAGGGTATATGAGGCCTGGATTGTTTTTCCCTATGTAATTGCTATTTCACTATTGCCGGCAATTGCCAAGCTAAAAAAAGGGCATGAAGAGCTTTATCATGAAAAATTGACTCAAATATTTAGCTTCATTATGTGGGTGAGTATTTTTGCAGCTATAATTGTTTCTATTTTTAGCGAGCCAATTATGGTGGTCGCATTTGGAAATGAGTATAGAGGCTCAACGTCTGTTGTGAACATTCTAATGTGGACTGCCGTCTTTACCTCTATCGGCTCGGTTTCTGCACGTTATTTTAATGTGGAGCATATGGAGAAAAAGATAGCCTTACGTACAATGGTGGCTGCGCTTATAAATGTTGTTTTGAATTGGTTGTTGATTCCGAAATTTGGGATAAAAGGCGCAGCCTATTCAACCTTGTTTTGTACTTTTTTTGCAAATTACTTAATGGATTGGTTTGATAAAGACCTCAAAATTCTACTAAAAATAAAGCATAGGGCTTTATTTTCTCACCTATTCAGGAGCACAGGATATGGATAA